The following coding sequences are from one Paenibacillus sp. FSL R5-0912 window:
- a CDS encoding ArnT family glycosyltransferase, with protein MKLLKRLGSDVVLLGILLLAAVLYGYGIWNDQYVNTYYTTAVGSMLQSFHNFFFASLDSAGSVTVDKPPVTFWLQTLSALIFGLHGWSVILPQALGGVGSVFIVYLLVKPTFGRAAARLAALAMAATPVAAAVSRTNNIDALLVFTLLLGAWFLFRGIRMHRMGSLLAAFGLIGVAFNEKMLQAYMVVPAFYLFYILAAKVNWKKKTGTLAACTAVLLAVSLSWAVVVDSIPADKRPYIGSSGTNSVLNLAFGYNGVSRLTGDRGTGGGGMPAMNGEMPGFGSEMPAMNGAGGSWAAAGQEQVQSQDSAAGDDQGRGNNGAAPGQGDGSREPAAGQDGGMQGQGGGRGFEGGGPGFDGGAGGQGGPGGPGGMNGGGGMFNTGTAGPLRLFQSELSGQASWLLPFVLFGCIGIFASLRRKNFTRKHKEALFWLAWLVPVMGFFSIAGFFHQYYLIMMAPPVAALAGAGWSQLWSYYKERATRLSWLLPAAVLATTVLEVYIIHPYDDTIGSGWSTGVLAAGVAVSVLLVILRMLKGTIVKQSLVHAAAVTGLLVLLIGPLYWAFTPIIYGNNSMTPAAGPDSSGFGGMGGRNSATGINENLLAYLKEHNTGEKYLFAAMDYGTAGAYIIDEGESVVILNGFNASDVPYTTDSLKALVESGQVKYFLVSSGGMGGGRGGGSSEITSWITDNGTEVPSADWQGTQTGGNGGTLYEVTLN; from the coding sequence ATGAAATTACTGAAAAGGCTGGGTTCAGACGTTGTATTGCTGGGTATTCTGCTGCTGGCGGCGGTTCTGTACGGGTATGGAATCTGGAATGATCAATATGTCAATACGTACTACACTACCGCAGTAGGGAGCATGCTGCAGAGCTTCCATAATTTCTTCTTCGCCTCCCTTGACTCGGCAGGGTCAGTGACTGTCGATAAGCCGCCGGTAACGTTCTGGCTGCAGACATTAAGCGCGCTGATCTTTGGCCTGCATGGCTGGAGTGTCATACTGCCGCAGGCACTGGGCGGTGTAGGCTCTGTATTCATTGTCTATCTGCTTGTGAAGCCTACCTTCGGCCGGGCAGCGGCACGGCTCGCGGCGCTGGCTATGGCGGCTACACCGGTAGCAGCGGCGGTAAGCCGCACGAACAATATTGACGCGCTGCTGGTGTTTACTTTGCTGCTGGGGGCATGGTTTCTGTTCAGAGGCATCAGAATGCACAGGATGGGCAGCTTGCTCGCTGCATTCGGGCTGATTGGTGTAGCCTTCAATGAGAAGATGCTGCAGGCTTATATGGTCGTTCCGGCATTCTATCTGTTCTATATCTTGGCGGCCAAGGTCAACTGGAAGAAGAAAACAGGCACTTTGGCAGCCTGCACCGCAGTGCTGCTGGCCGTTTCGCTCTCATGGGCAGTAGTCGTAGATTCCATTCCTGCGGACAAACGTCCTTATATCGGAAGCAGCGGAACCAACTCTGTACTCAATCTGGCCTTTGGATATAACGGTGTTTCCCGTTTGACCGGTGACCGAGGGACTGGCGGTGGCGGAATGCCAGCAATGAATGGGGAGATGCCTGGATTTGGCAGTGAAATGCCGGCAATGAATGGAGCCGGCGGTTCGTGGGCTGCTGCCGGGCAAGAACAGGTGCAGAGCCAGGATTCTGCGGCCGGGGATGATCAGGGCCGTGGCAACAATGGAGCCGCCCCAGGCCAAGGCGACGGAAGCCGGGAGCCGGCTGCCGGACAGGATGGCGGAATGCAGGGACAAGGTGGCGGAAGAGGGTTTGAAGGAGGTGGTCCCGGGTTTGACGGCGGTGCCGGCGGTCAAGGCGGCCCAGGCGGCCCAGGCGGAATGAATGGCGGAGGCGGGATGTTCAACACAGGTACAGCCGGCCCGCTGCGGTTGTTCCAATCCGAATTATCCGGTCAAGCCAGCTGGCTGCTGCCGTTCGTGTTGTTTGGCTGCATCGGAATTTTTGCCAGCCTTCGCCGCAAGAACTTCACCCGGAAGCATAAGGAGGCCTTGTTCTGGCTCGCCTGGCTGGTGCCGGTGATGGGATTCTTCAGTATCGCAGGATTCTTCCACCAATACTATCTGATCATGATGGCTCCGCCGGTTGCGGCGCTGGCAGGTGCAGGCTGGTCGCAGCTCTGGAGCTATTACAAGGAACGTGCGACCAGGCTGTCCTGGCTGCTTCCCGCAGCGGTACTTGCTACCACGGTACTTGAGGTGTATATCATACATCCTTATGACGATACCATCGGCAGCGGCTGGTCTACCGGTGTTCTGGCAGCGGGCGTTGCAGTATCGGTACTGCTGGTGATCCTGCGGATGCTGAAAGGCACCATAGTTAAGCAGTCTCTGGTGCATGCCGCGGCTGTAACAGGACTTCTCGTGCTGCTGATTGGCCCGCTCTACTGGGCGTTTACACCGATCATATACGGCAATAACAGCATGACTCCGGCAGCCGGCCCGGACAGCAGCGGCTTTGGCGGTATGGGCGGCAGGAATAGTGCTACAGGAATTAATGAGAATCTGCTGGCTTATCTCAAGGAACATAACACCGGTGAGAAATACCTGTTCGCAGCGATGGATTATGGAACAGCTGGTGCTTATATTATCGACGAAGGCGAGTCAGTGGTTATCCTTAACGGATTCAACGCCTCGGATGTACCGTATACAACAGATTCACTGAAGGCATTGGTGGAGAGCGGTCAAGTGAAGTACTTCCTGGTATCCAGCGGCGGTATGGGCGGAGGACGCGGAGGCGGCAGCTCTGAAATTACTTCCTGGATCACTGATAACGGGACTGAGGTTCCTTCCGCAGACTGGCAGGGAACACAGACTGGCGGCAATGGCGGAACATTATACGAAGTAACCCTTAATTAA
- the glgD gene encoding glucose-1-phosphate adenylyltransferase subunit GlgD, which produces MKELMGVINLDHELDNLNELTYFRCGAAVPFASRYRLIDFVLSNMMRAELESVGLFVRRKYRSLMDHLGDGKSWDMNRKHGGLFILPPDWNDPTDTSLGDLQHYHNNLDFFKRASAKYIVFSGSQHINTVDLQEVYQFHLEQGADVTMVYKQIDELQPEHDPCLRVEVNEDHTVTNIHHEKHHPNVYLDIFIMEKKLFLEQVEHCIAHGESYFFRDAIQKNRHKFKIAAYEYTGYHSVINSLESYYKNSLELLKQENYFGLFKESPVQTKIKYEAPTRYLDSASVSNSLIANGCIIAGTVENSVIFRGVQVRKGAKIINSVIMQKCVIEENAVIENVIMDKDVHLSKERILVGDSRRPFVIAKSSKI; this is translated from the coding sequence ATGAAAGAGCTTATGGGCGTAATCAATCTGGACCATGAACTGGATAATTTAAATGAACTGACCTATTTCCGCTGCGGGGCAGCGGTCCCGTTCGCCAGCCGCTACCGACTGATCGATTTCGTCTTGTCCAACATGATGCGTGCGGAGCTGGAGAGCGTGGGACTGTTTGTCCGCCGCAAGTACCGCTCGCTGATGGACCATCTCGGCGACGGGAAATCTTGGGACATGAACCGTAAGCACGGTGGCTTGTTCATTCTGCCTCCGGACTGGAATGATCCCACGGACACGTCCCTTGGCGACCTGCAGCATTATCATAACAATCTGGATTTCTTCAAACGGGCTTCTGCGAAGTATATTGTGTTCTCCGGCAGCCAGCATATTAACACAGTTGATCTGCAGGAGGTATACCAATTCCATCTGGAGCAAGGCGCTGATGTGACTATGGTCTATAAACAGATTGATGAGCTCCAGCCGGAGCATGATCCCTGCCTGCGGGTTGAGGTAAATGAAGACCATACAGTAACGAATATTCACCATGAGAAGCATCATCCCAATGTATATCTGGATATTTTTATTATGGAGAAGAAGCTGTTCCTGGAGCAGGTGGAGCATTGCATCGCCCATGGCGAGAGCTATTTCTTCCGCGATGCCATTCAGAAGAACCGCCACAAGTTCAAGATTGCCGCATATGAATACACGGGTTATCATTCCGTTATCAATTCGCTGGAGAGCTACTACAAGAACAGCCTGGAGCTGCTGAAGCAGGAGAACTATTTCGGCCTGTTCAAAGAGAGTCCGGTCCAGACCAAGATTAAATATGAAGCCCCTACCCGTTATCTGGATAGCGCTTCAGTCAGCAATTCACTTATAGCTAACGGCTGTATTATTGCCGGAACTGTAGAGAACAGCGTGATCTTCCGCGGTGTGCAGGTCCGCAAGGGAGCCAAAATCATCAATTCAGTAATCATGCAGAAATGTGTAATTGAAGAAAATGCCGTAATTGAGAATGTCATTATGGACAAAGACGTGCATCTGAGCAAGGAACGGATACTTGTCGGAGACAGCAGACGTCCGTTTGTCATTGCCAAGAGCAGCAAGATATAA
- a CDS encoding FAD-dependent oxidoreductase, translating to MYEIAIIGAGPAGASAALFAAKAGKKTLLIDNDKGMTRRGWYENFYGISEIGGPDLVETGHKQAVKFGAELVAEQATGLSASGEGFVIETESGATYEAKHVILATGVLTDLAAKAGVETKDGTEPRIKTVIAATAEGKTNIDGIWAAGTVAGVSVHAIITAGDGAKVAVNIISELNGARYVDHDLLKA from the coding sequence ATGTACGAAATCGCTATTATCGGCGCCGGTCCTGCCGGGGCAAGTGCCGCATTGTTCGCCGCCAAGGCGGGCAAAAAAACACTGTTGATCGACAATGACAAAGGCATGACCCGCAGAGGCTGGTATGAGAACTTTTACGGAATCAGCGAAATCGGCGGACCCGACCTTGTGGAGACCGGACATAAGCAGGCCGTGAAATTCGGAGCTGAACTCGTAGCCGAGCAGGCAACCGGACTGAGCGCAAGCGGTGAAGGCTTCGTAATCGAGACCGAGAGCGGCGCTACCTATGAGGCCAAGCATGTTATTCTGGCTACAGGGGTTCTGACTGATCTGGCTGCCAAGGCCGGAGTGGAAACCAAGGATGGCACGGAGCCAAGAATCAAGACGGTTATTGCAGCTACTGCAGAAGGCAAAACGAACATTGACGGCATCTGGGCAGCAGGAACAGTTGCCGGTGTAAGTGTGCACGCAATTATTACTGCCGGAGACGGGGCCAAGGTTGCGGTTAATATTATCAGTGAGCTGAACGGCGCGCGGTATGTTGATCATGACTTGCTAAAGGCTTAA
- a CDS encoding sensor histidine kinase, whose amino-acid sequence MIARTRGFFSKLQAPRSLRKQLLATSLLILSVLLILIGVLQYALMRNFIYSNRAEAMETQMRSVPREFYYINLNNPAGNAADLNDSAGGNFPGGAVSGTISPGNPLQSGNPGGADSAGNNANLGPGNKRFYADRRPLLLDAHTTIAIYSSDGTFKDLQEETLSASAAPRMSNGEYNSLLKQASDKATGKYRLITAADGNEHLAVFMNLGRPGTTKMLLQMSVETGPLRDVIMQQLLIFGALSVVALLAGLFLYLPALRKTLIPLSNMGESAQSIDAGNLDVRFPVEQGQLEVDKLSQSFNGMLERLEISFHNEREAKEQMRRFAADASHELRTPLTSIYGFLEVLLRGAADNRDQLYSALNSMHGEAKRINKLVEDLLLLARMDGAPQLRVKNLLLGEMIDEMQPQLRVLAGKREVNFDISYGVSGPVDADKIKQVILNLFHNAVQHTDAESGAIQVSLHARGTVAVLTVKDNGSGIAAGHLPHVFDRFYRSDSSRTRKYGGSGLGLSITKSIVEAHQGEITVTSTPGEFTIFQVSLPCLPD is encoded by the coding sequence ATGATTGCCCGGACCCGGGGCTTCTTCAGCAAACTGCAGGCACCGCGATCCCTCCGCAAACAGCTGCTGGCCACCTCGCTGTTAATCCTGTCCGTATTGCTGATTCTGATCGGGGTACTCCAGTATGCTCTGATGCGGAATTTCATTTACAGCAACCGCGCGGAAGCTATGGAAACCCAGATGCGCTCCGTGCCGCGCGAATTCTATTACATTAATCTTAATAATCCTGCGGGAAATGCAGCAGATCTAAACGACAGTGCGGGGGGCAATTTTCCTGGCGGAGCTGTAAGCGGAACAATAAGCCCGGGTAACCCTCTCCAAAGCGGGAATCCTGGCGGGGCTGACAGCGCCGGGAATAACGCCAACTTGGGCCCTGGCAACAAGCGGTTCTACGCAGACCGCCGCCCGCTGCTGCTTGATGCCCATACTACGATAGCCATATACAGCTCAGACGGCACCTTCAAGGATCTGCAGGAAGAAACCCTGTCTGCTTCAGCAGCACCAAGAATGAGCAACGGGGAATATAACAGCCTGCTGAAGCAGGCATCCGATAAGGCTACCGGGAAATACAGGCTGATTACGGCAGCAGACGGCAACGAGCATCTGGCTGTCTTCATGAACCTCGGCAGACCGGGTACTACTAAAATGCTGCTGCAAATGAGCGTGGAAACCGGGCCGCTGAGAGATGTAATTATGCAGCAGCTGCTTATTTTTGGCGCGTTATCGGTAGTCGCACTGCTGGCCGGACTGTTCCTGTACCTGCCCGCACTGCGCAAAACGCTGATTCCCTTGTCCAATATGGGGGAATCCGCCCAAAGCATCGACGCCGGCAATCTCGATGTGCGCTTCCCTGTAGAGCAGGGTCAGCTTGAGGTCGACAAGCTCTCCCAGTCCTTCAACGGAATGCTGGAGCGCCTGGAAATTTCTTTTCACAATGAACGTGAGGCCAAAGAACAGATGCGCCGGTTCGCGGCAGATGCCTCCCACGAGCTAAGAACTCCGCTGACCTCAATATACGGGTTCCTGGAGGTACTGCTCCGGGGAGCGGCCGATAACCGGGATCAGCTCTATAGCGCACTCAACAGCATGCATGGAGAGGCCAAACGCATCAACAAACTGGTGGAGGATCTGCTGCTGCTTGCCCGTATGGATGGTGCTCCGCAGCTGCGGGTCAAGAATCTGCTGCTCGGTGAGATGATTGACGAGATGCAGCCGCAGCTGCGGGTACTGGCCGGTAAGCGCGAGGTGAACTTCGATATTTCTTATGGCGTGAGCGGCCCTGTTGATGCTGACAAAATAAAGCAGGTTATTCTTAATCTATTCCATAACGCCGTGCAGCATACGGATGCGGAATCCGGAGCGATACAAGTCTCGCTGCATGCCAGAGGAACAGTGGCTGTTCTGACTGTGAAGGACAACGGCTCCGGTATCGCTGCCGGACATCTCCCGCATGTCTTCGACCGGTTCTACCGCAGTGATTCTTCCCGCACCAGAAAATACGGCGGCTCGGGGCTCGGATTATCCATTACCAAGTCTATCGTGGAGGCGCATCAAGGAGAGATTACTGTAACCAGCACTCCTGGTGAATTCACAATCTTCCAAGTCTCTCTCCCCTGCCTGCCGGATTAG
- a CDS encoding glucose-1-phosphate adenylyltransferase, with protein sequence MKKKEMVAMLLAGGQGKRLKGLTKSIAKPAVYFGGTYRIIDFPLSNCSNSGIDTVGVLTQYEPLVLHSYIGVGSDWDLNRKDGGVFVLPPHERENGSSWYRGTADAIYRNLKFVDQFDPEHVLILSGDHIYKMDYHAMLQYHKSKNADCTISVIDVPLEEASRFGILNTEDDLKIYEFDEKPAKPKSTLASMGVYIFKWDVLRKHLLEDGENAGSSHDFGKDIIPLMLNDGESLYAYPFEGYWRDVGTVDSLWEANMDLLSDTPPLNLNDTSWRIFTRNPNQPAQYVAPGAKVSSCIINEGCIVYGEVKHSVLFYGVEVGEGSVITDSVIMPKVKIGKNVRIHKAIISESTVIEDYMEIGVNRENEDEILLIDKRSKKNKSVAAKTI encoded by the coding sequence ATGAAGAAAAAAGAGATGGTAGCCATGCTATTGGCGGGAGGCCAAGGAAAAAGATTGAAGGGATTAACCAAATCGATTGCCAAACCGGCTGTTTATTTCGGAGGAACCTACCGCATTATCGACTTTCCTTTAAGTAATTGCTCGAATTCAGGTATCGACACAGTGGGTGTGCTGACACAGTATGAACCGCTGGTGCTGCATTCGTATATTGGAGTCGGCAGTGACTGGGATTTGAACCGCAAGGACGGCGGGGTGTTTGTATTGCCACCGCATGAACGGGAGAATGGAAGCAGCTGGTACCGGGGCACGGCTGATGCGATTTACCGCAATCTTAAGTTTGTTGATCAATTTGATCCGGAGCATGTACTGATTCTGTCCGGTGACCATATTTACAAGATGGATTATCATGCTATGCTGCAGTACCACAAATCTAAGAACGCCGACTGCACCATCTCGGTCATTGACGTGCCCTTGGAGGAAGCGAGCCGCTTCGGCATACTGAATACGGAAGACGATCTCAAGATTTACGAGTTTGATGAGAAGCCTGCCAAACCTAAGAGCACACTTGCTTCTATGGGTGTATATATTTTTAAATGGGATGTTCTTCGCAAGCATCTGCTTGAGGACGGGGAGAACGCCGGCTCGTCCCATGACTTCGGGAAGGACATCATTCCGCTGATGCTGAATGACGGAGAGTCCCTGTATGCTTATCCTTTCGAAGGCTACTGGAGAGATGTCGGTACTGTAGACAGCCTGTGGGAAGCGAATATGGATCTCCTTAGTGACACTCCTCCGCTGAACCTGAATGATACCAGCTGGAGAATCTTCACCCGTAATCCGAATCAGCCGGCACAATATGTTGCACCGGGAGCCAAGGTGTCCAGCTGCATTATTAACGAAGGCTGCATTGTATACGGCGAGGTTAAGCATTCGGTACTGTTCTATGGGGTAGAAGTGGGCGAAGGCAGCGTGATTACGGATTCTGTAATTATGCCTAAGGTGAAGATCGGCAAGAATGTAAGAATCCACAAAGCCATCATCAGTGAGAGCACAGTCATTGAGGATTATATGGAAATCGGCGTCAACCGGGAGAATGAGGACGAAATTCTGCTGATTGACAAACGCAGCAAAAAAAACAAATCCGTAGCAGCCAAAACCATATAA
- a CDS encoding DUF1697 domain-containing protein, with amino-acid sequence MSTYIALLRGINVGGNKLIKMQELKAMFAELQYENVRTYIQSGNVVFESEESSAIRLSEVISQRIQETFGFGVPVIIRSLEELEAVIAGNPFPLTEPEEFKRLYVSFLDAEPSAEALEMIRPYEDGADRVRVVGKEMYTYYEVSVSESPLFKVQFDRLLGTTLTARNWNTLGKVTALARKP; translated from the coding sequence ATGAGTACATACATTGCACTGCTGCGCGGGATTAATGTCGGCGGCAACAAGTTGATCAAAATGCAGGAGCTTAAGGCAATGTTCGCAGAGCTCCAGTATGAGAATGTACGGACTTATATCCAGAGCGGAAATGTTGTATTTGAGAGTGAAGAGTCTTCCGCCATCCGGCTCTCTGAGGTGATCAGCCAGCGCATTCAGGAGACCTTCGGATTCGGGGTGCCCGTGATCATCCGTTCCCTGGAGGAACTGGAAGCGGTCATTGCCGGCAATCCTTTCCCGCTGACGGAGCCGGAGGAATTCAAACGTCTGTACGTTTCGTTTCTGGACGCTGAGCCTTCGGCTGAGGCGCTGGAGATGATTCGTCCCTATGAGGATGGAGCGGACAGGGTGCGGGTGGTCGGTAAAGAAATGTACACCTACTATGAGGTGAGTGTAAGTGAATCGCCGCTCTTCAAAGTACAGTTCGACAGACTGCTGGGCACAACCCTCACCGCACGCAACTGGAATACCCTTGGTAAGGTGACAGCATTGGCCCGCAAGCCGTAG
- a CDS encoding glycosyltransferase family 2 protein — protein MSTKVRYSIIIPMFNEEEVIQETYRRIKKVMGATGESYELLFVNDGSTDNCAQMIEEYSYWDESVKLIDLSRNFGHQIAITAGMDYSLGDAVVIIDADLQDPPELILDMIAEWKKGYEVVYAKRIKRNGESLFKKWTAALFYRVLRYSTDISIPVDTGDFRLIDRKVCDELKRLPEKNRFVRGLVSWVGFRQKALEYEREERLAGETKYPLKRMIKLSLDGITSFSYKPLKLAGYLGALLSASGFLYLMYVLYLALFTDAAVKGWASMIGITLTFNGFVLIMLGVLGEYVGRIYDESKGRPLYIVQEFYGGRPQQNTQKHRVAHLDK, from the coding sequence ATGAGCACCAAAGTACGCTATTCCATAATTATACCGATGTTCAATGAAGAGGAAGTGATTCAGGAGACGTACCGGCGGATCAAGAAAGTGATGGGAGCTACTGGTGAGTCCTATGAGCTGCTCTTCGTCAATGACGGAAGTACAGACAACTGTGCGCAGATGATCGAGGAGTACAGCTATTGGGATGAAAGTGTCAAGCTGATTGATTTGTCCCGTAATTTCGGCCACCAGATCGCCATCACTGCAGGTATGGATTACTCCCTGGGCGATGCCGTTGTCATTATTGATGCGGATCTGCAGGACCCGCCCGAACTGATCCTCGATATGATTGCCGAATGGAAAAAAGGCTATGAGGTCGTATACGCCAAACGCATCAAACGAAACGGGGAATCGCTGTTCAAAAAGTGGACAGCAGCCCTCTTCTACCGGGTGCTCCGTTATTCAACAGATATCTCTATCCCGGTAGATACCGGCGATTTCCGCCTCATTGACCGCAAGGTCTGCGATGAGCTGAAGCGTCTGCCGGAGAAAAACCGTTTTGTCCGCGGACTGGTAAGCTGGGTGGGCTTTCGCCAGAAGGCGCTCGAATACGAGCGGGAGGAACGTTTGGCCGGAGAAACCAAATATCCGCTGAAGCGCATGATTAAGCTGTCGCTGGACGGTATTACATCCTTCTCGTATAAACCGCTGAAGCTGGCGGGCTATCTCGGAGCCCTGCTGTCCGCATCCGGCTTTTTGTACCTTATGTATGTGCTCTACCTGGCGCTCTTTACGGACGCGGCCGTTAAAGGGTGGGCGTCGATGATCGGCATTACACTAACCTTTAACGGCTTTGTGCTAATTATGCTGGGCGTGCTGGGCGAGTATGTCGGCCGGATCTATGATGAATCCAAGGGACGTCCGCTTTACATTGTACAGGAGTTCTACGGCGGCAGACCGCAGCAAAATACGCAGAAGCACAGAGTAGCCCATCTTGACAAATAA
- a CDS encoding response regulator transcription factor, translated as MKAAQGVRLLLVDDEPHILQFLELGLMNEGFEVQTAPDGAGAIAAAAEFKPHVVILDVMMPGMDGFEVVRYLRSEETEVAVIMLTAKDEVDDRVKGLSIGADDYMVKPFSFDELLARIQARLRNQFPGLLGEVRCGPFRIDGRRKEIRHKEEVLELSPTEYELLQYLVINHGLVLSKPMILDKVWGYDFGGEENIVEVYIRSLREKLGDKDHRIIRTLRGAGYRVDLV; from the coding sequence ATGAAAGCAGCGCAAGGCGTCCGATTGCTCCTGGTGGATGATGAGCCTCATATCCTCCAGTTTCTTGAACTGGGATTAATGAACGAAGGATTTGAAGTACAGACTGCGCCGGATGGTGCAGGTGCAATCGCTGCAGCCGCAGAGTTCAAGCCGCATGTCGTGATTCTCGATGTCATGATGCCCGGCATGGACGGCTTCGAGGTCGTCCGCTATCTCCGTTCAGAGGAAACGGAGGTGGCTGTGATCATGCTTACCGCCAAGGATGAAGTGGATGACCGGGTTAAAGGCCTGTCTATCGGTGCGGATGATTATATGGTCAAGCCCTTCAGCTTCGACGAGCTGCTGGCCAGGATTCAGGCCCGCCTGCGCAACCAGTTCCCGGGACTGCTCGGCGAGGTGCGCTGCGGCCCCTTCCGGATTGACGGCCGGCGCAAGGAAATCCGCCACAAGGAGGAGGTGCTGGAGCTCTCGCCCACAGAATATGAGCTGCTGCAATATCTGGTTATTAACCACGGGCTGGTGCTGAGTAAACCCATGATTCTGGACAAGGTGTGGGGATATGATTTCGGCGGTGAGGAAAACATCGTTGAGGTCTACATCCGTTCCCTCCGGGAGAAGCTTGGTGACAAGGATCACCGGATTATCCGCACCTTGCGCGGCGCGGGATACCGGGTGGACCTTGTATGA